In a single window of the Olivibacter sp. SDN3 genome:
- a CDS encoding metallophosphoesterase encodes MRILAVGDLHGRPFWRNIDFNNYEKIVFIGDYVDGYVYRDEEVYDNLTQLIEAKIKYPEKIVLLLGNHDIQYMHYPNYRCSGFRMSMQKQLTAIFDQYKNLFQIAFQLKQYLFTHAGVSSKWYDDLLKYVDVQCPTFRFDQFETLAEALNALDQTLARDMLHQISVYRGGTANHGGVTWADKIELEHPLQGYFQLVGHTPVSTIQQLDIDADTSVTFIDVLGTEEKFYELSIAF; translated from the coding sequence ATGAGAATTTTAGCCGTTGGAGATTTACATGGGAGGCCTTTCTGGCGAAATATAGATTTCAATAATTACGAGAAAATCGTCTTTATAGGAGATTATGTGGATGGTTACGTTTACCGTGATGAAGAAGTCTACGATAACCTTACCCAATTAATCGAAGCGAAAATAAAATACCCGGAAAAAATAGTGTTGTTACTGGGTAATCATGATATTCAATACATGCATTATCCCAATTACCGATGCTCAGGTTTTCGGATGAGTATGCAAAAACAACTGACAGCGATATTTGATCAATATAAAAATCTTTTTCAAATAGCTTTTCAATTAAAGCAATACCTATTTACGCACGCCGGTGTGAGCAGTAAATGGTACGATGATCTGCTAAAGTATGTTGATGTACAATGTCCGACATTCCGTTTCGATCAATTCGAGACCCTAGCTGAGGCACTTAACGCTTTGGATCAAACTTTAGCACGGGATATGTTGCACCAAATTAGCGTTTACAGAGGAGGAACAGCGAATCATGGGGGAGTCACCTGGGCAGACAAGATAGAATTAGAGCACCCTTTACAGGGCTATTTTCAGCTAGTAGGACATACCCCAGTTTCCACCATACAACAATTGGATATAGATGCTGATACATCCGTAACATTTATTGATGTATTAGGGACGGAAGAGAAATTTTATGAATTGTCGATTGCCTTTTAA
- a CDS encoding MFS transporter — protein MQNSWKKTFAIIWTGQFMSLLSSSAVNFAIIIWLSLETGSAEVLAYAAIAALLPQALIGPFAGVYIDRWDRKRTMIVADGFIAICTLIMSVLFYMGHFELLYIYLLLGMRSLGSAFHMPAMQASVPLLAPESELLRIAGINQIIQSVSNVAGPALGALAIGLMDIGQVLLLDIAGAIIAITSLFFVKIPNPSRSLQEKSSIKQVLRDISLGIKGVTSNKGLSYMFLFSILATFCIMPVAVLFPLLTLQHFGGGKFEMSVIEVVWGIGMLAGGGLLGIFKPTMNKVIIINCMHLLLGITLAISGLLPSGGFLIFVVLTTLGGIAASVYNACFTTIIQEKIDPTMLGRVFSMFFSIALLPSMIGLLSTGFIADNIGISRTFVILGSIISIIGAVSFCVPVLMQLGAKKKEIKPAEEMEVG, from the coding sequence ATGCAAAACTCCTGGAAAAAAACTTTTGCCATTATTTGGACGGGGCAATTTATGTCGTTACTAAGCAGTTCGGCCGTTAATTTTGCTATTATTATTTGGTTAAGCCTTGAAACCGGCTCCGCTGAAGTATTGGCGTACGCAGCTATTGCGGCACTTCTACCGCAGGCGCTCATTGGCCCATTTGCCGGCGTTTATATCGATCGTTGGGACCGTAAACGCACCATGATTGTTGCCGACGGCTTCATAGCCATCTGTACGCTGATCATGTCTGTTCTTTTTTATATGGGTCATTTTGAACTGCTATATATTTACCTGCTTTTGGGTATGCGTTCCCTGGGTTCTGCCTTTCATATGCCAGCTATGCAGGCTTCTGTACCTCTATTGGCGCCCGAATCCGAATTACTCCGCATAGCTGGTATCAATCAGATTATTCAGTCGGTTTCCAATGTTGCAGGACCAGCCTTAGGTGCTTTAGCCATTGGATTAATGGATATTGGACAAGTTCTATTGTTAGACATCGCTGGAGCAATTATTGCCATCACATCCCTATTCTTTGTAAAAATTCCCAATCCGTCACGCTCACTACAAGAAAAATCCAGCATCAAACAGGTATTGCGTGACATTTCATTAGGTATAAAAGGGGTAACGAGCAATAAGGGTTTATCTTATATGTTTCTTTTTTCGATCTTAGCAACCTTTTGTATCATGCCGGTAGCCGTACTTTTTCCACTGCTTACCCTACAGCATTTTGGCGGTGGAAAATTTGAAATGAGCGTTATAGAAGTCGTATGGGGAATTGGTATGTTAGCCGGTGGTGGTTTACTCGGTATATTTAAGCCCACGATGAACAAAGTGATCATCATTAATTGCATGCACCTTCTTTTGGGTATTACCTTGGCCATCTCCGGATTGCTGCCAAGTGGCGGTTTCCTCATCTTTGTTGTACTAACAACACTTGGAGGAATAGCAGCATCCGTGTACAATGCCTGTTTTACAACTATTATACAGGAAAAAATTGACCCAACCATGCTCGGACGTGTATTTTCCATGTTTTTCAGCATAGCGCTACTTCCTTCCATGATTGGCTTATTAAGTACCGGTTTTATTGCTGATAACATAGGGATAAGCAGGACTTTTGTGATACTCGGCAGCATTATCAGTATCATTGGTGCCGTATCATTTTGCGTACCGGTACTCATGCAATTGGGAGCGAAAAAAAAGGAGATCAAACCGGCAGAAGAAATGGAGGTAGGTTAA
- a CDS encoding sterol desaturase family protein encodes MKQISQCAIYECLVIFLLLNLLIFGLAIGFGNILLKRHHRQIKAANRKDWLISGCTVLINTFVTLIGFSLWRKGFITIDFNYTFRIIGHLIFLFFAMDFLMYIFHYVIHRTFLHRSIHALHHLSVHPQPIDLFVLHPIETIAFGMLWIGLLLIGNFSIYAIIAYLIINVLFGIVGHLGFEPFAQRTRKSLLFRYLGTSTFHHKHHEDMNHNFGFYTSIWDRIFGTYR; translated from the coding sequence TTGAAACAAATAAGCCAATGCGCTATTTACGAATGTTTAGTGATCTTTCTCTTACTAAACTTGTTGATCTTCGGTTTAGCTATTGGCTTTGGTAACATTCTGTTAAAACGTCATCACCGTCAAATTAAAGCAGCTAATAGAAAAGATTGGTTAATCAGTGGTTGTACGGTATTGATCAATACATTCGTTACCCTCATTGGCTTTTCCCTTTGGCGAAAAGGGTTTATAACCATAGATTTCAACTACACTTTCCGGATAATCGGCCACTTAATCTTTCTTTTTTTCGCGATGGATTTTCTGATGTATATTTTCCACTATGTGATACACCGCACATTTCTTCATCGAAGCATACACGCTCTGCATCATCTATCTGTACATCCGCAGCCCATCGATCTTTTTGTTCTTCATCCGATTGAAACAATAGCTTTCGGTATGTTATGGATTGGTTTGCTTTTAATCGGCAATTTCAGCATTTACGCTATCATTGCCTATTTGATTATAAATGTGCTGTTCGGCATTGTCGGACATCTGGGCTTCGAACCTTTTGCACAGCGCACAAGGAAAAGTTTGCTTTTTAGGTATTTAGGGACATCTACGTTCCATCATAAACACCACGAAGATATGAACCACAATTTTGGATTTTATACCAGCATATGGGACAGAATTTTTGGCACCTATCGTTAA